The following is a genomic window from Mycobacterium parmense.
CGTGGTCGAAGGTCAGCACGTCGGCGCCGGCGGCGACCCGGCGCAGGTCCTCGAGGTCGGTGTGCGAACCGATCACCACGTCGGGGGTGACCTGAGCGGCCGACTCGTCGGCGGCGTTGGCGAGCACCCGCAGCGTCTGTCCCAGCGCGATCGCCGCCTGGTGGGTCATGCGGGCGAGCTGACCGCCGCCGACCATTGCGACGCGGGGGGCGAGGTTCGGGGCGACGGCGGGAGTGGGGCCGGGCGGGCGTTGACTCGACACGGCCATCATGGTGTCACGACGCCCCACGGCGTGTTGACCGGCGGCGACGCGAAATCGTTATGTACGATTTTGCGTCGATTTTGCGTCGATCCGTACACTGACGTGTTGTGTCCTTCGCCGACGCCACAATCGCGCGCATGCCCCGAGCCGTTCAGCCCTATTTGCTGCGCCACCACGAGCTGATCAAATTCGCGATCGTCGGCGGCACCACATTCATCATTGACTCCGCAATTTTCTACACGCTCAAGCTGACAATTCTCGAGTCCAAGCCGGTGACGGCGAAGGTCATCGCCGGAATCGTCGCGGTCATCGCCTCCTACGTGCTCAACCGGGAGTGGAGTTTCCGCGACCGCGGCGGCCGGGAACGTCACCACGAGGCGTTGCTGTTCTTCGCGTTCAGCGGCGTCGGGGTCCTGCTGAGCATGGCACCGTTGTGGTTCTCCAGCTACGTCATGCAGCTGCGCGAGCCGATGGTGTCGCTGACCGTGGAGAACATCGCCGACTTCATCTCGGCCTACATCATCGGCAACCTGCTGCAGATGGCGTTCCGGTTCTGGGCGTTCCGGCGCTGGGTGTTCCCCGACGAGTTCGCCCGCAACCCCGACAAGGCAATCGAGTCGGCCCTGACGGCCGGCGGCATCGCCGAGATCTTCGAGGACGAGATCGAGACCGGCAATGTCACGCTGCTGCGCTCCTGGCGCAACAAGGCGACCAGGGCCGGACGCGTCAATCAGCTGGGTGACTCCTCGGAGCCCAGGGTGTCGAAAACTTCGTGATATAGCAGCGCGTGCACATCGCGCAGGCGCGGAATGTCGTAGAACTCCAACGGATCCTGTGACGCCGACTCGATGATCAACGTCCCGGTGCGAAACATCCGCTCGAAAAGGCGGTCCCGGAATTCGACGCTGTTGATCCGAGCCAGCGGAATGTCTATTCCGGTGCGGGTCAGCACGCCGTGCCGGTACATCACCCGGCGGTTGGTGACCACGAAATGGGTGGTCACCCAGCTCACGAAGGGCCACAGAGTCAGCCAGCCGACAGCGACCAGCCAGATGCCCCAGATGACGCCGTGCACGACGTTCTTGGCGAGCTGTTCGAAGTGCGTCGAGTTGACAAACCCGGACGCGAACGACGCCAGCCCCGTTGCCAGGATGAGCACAACCGCGGGCCAGATCAGCCCCTTCCAGTGCGGGTGACGGTGCAGGACCACCTGCTCGCCGGCGGCCAGGGCGTTGTCCGGGTAGCTCACGCTGACAGACATTAGCCCTGATAGGGGTGCGCGCCCACTAGCGCAGGTGCACCACGTCGCCGGCCGAGACGACCACGGTCCGGCGCTCGGTGTCGATACACAGCCTGCCCTGGTCGTCGATGCCCGAGGCGGTCCCGACTATTTGCCTGCCGCCGGGCAGGTGGGCGCGCACGCGGGAGCCGATGGTCAGGCTGCGCGCCTGGTAGTCGGCCGCCAGCGCCCAGTCCGCCCCGCGTGCGGCGCGCCACGCCACGATCCGCCGGCCGAGCTCGGTCAGCAGGCCGGACACCAGCCGGCCGCGGTCGGGCACCGCGACGCCGAGATCGACCAGCGAGACGGGTCTGGTGGCCCCGTCGACCGCCTCCGGGGCCTCAAACACGTTGAGCCCCAAGCCGATCACCACCACCGGCCGCGCGACCTCGGCCAGGATGCCCGCCAGCTTGCCCGGCGCGTCGTGCGGGCCGGCCAGCACGTCGTTGGGCCACTTGAGTCCGGTCCGGACGCCGGTGACGGCATGGACCGCGTCGACCACCGCGACGCCGGCGGCCAACGACAGCCAGCCCCACCCCTCGGTGGGCACGTCGACGACGCTCACCGCGACCGACATAGTGATCTGGGTCCGCGGGCCCGACGACCAGCCCCGGCCGTGCCGTCCGCGCCCGGCGGTCTGGTGCTCGGCGATCAGCACGGCCCCGGCGACGTCGGCTCCCGACGCCGCCTGCGCCAGCAGGTCGGCGTTGGTGGAGCCGGTCTGTTCGACGACGTCGAGCCGGCGCCAGCCCAGCCCCGTACCGATCAGCTCCGCGCGCAGCGCGGCCCGGTCCAACGGTGCCGGAAGCCGCTCGTGGTCTGTCACCGGATCCAGCGTAGAACTCAGCGGCGCCGGTCCCGCATGTCCAGGGCGGCCAGGTGGCTGAACAACATGCTGGTCCCGATGGGATTTCCCCCGCCGGGATAGGCGGTGCCGCTCGGCGCGGCCATCGTGTTGCCCGCCGCGTACAGGCCGGGGATGGGATCACCGGACGCGTCGAGCACCCGCGCCGCGGTGTCGGTGCGCAGGCCGCCCTTGGTGCCGAGGTCGGACAGGCCGAACGCGGCGGCGTGATAGGGCGGGCGGTCGATGGCCACCAGGGGCGACGCGCCCCCGGAGAACGCGCGGTCGAACGCCTCGTCGCCCCGGCCGAAGTCCTCGTCGACGCCGGCGGCGGCAAAGCCGTTGAACCGGGCCACCGTGGCGGCCAGCCGCCCGGGCGGCACGCCGATCTTGGCGGCCAGTTCCTCGAGGGTGTCCGCCGTGTGCCACAGCCCGGCCGCGACGTACTTGGCGGTCTCCACGATGGGGACGTTGGCCGCCTGCACCGGCGGCACCTCGCCCTCCTTGTCGTCGTAGATCATCCAGTACGGCAACGTCATCGAGCCGTCTTGCACCCGCGCGATGATCTCGCGGCCGGCGCGGTCGTAGGCCCGGGACTCGTTGACGAAGCGGTCGCCGTCCTGGTTGACGAAGATGCCGCCGGTGAACCACAGCGCGAAGGCGGACCGGCCGTCGGGATGGGTCATCCCGGGCGACCACCAGGCCTGGTCGAGCAGGTCGGTGTCGCCCCCCGCGGCGATGCCGGCCTGCAGGGCCAGGCCCTGACTGCCCGGGCCACCCATGGTGTCTCGCGCGACGCCCGGTACGCCGTAGCGGCGCCGCAGCTCGTCGTTGCTCTCGAAGCCGCCGGCGGCCAGCAACACCCCCAGGCGGGCGCGGATCGCGCGGCGCTCGCCGCCGGTCGCCACGATGGCGCCCGTCACGGCCCCGTCGGACGTCACCAGCTCGACCAGGGCGGTCTCACGTCGCAACGACGCCGTCGCGTACTGCCCGATGGCCTTGAGGAACCGGGCGATCAGCGCGCGGCCCCCGACGTAGTAGTCGGCCGGCGGTTCGGCGCCGAGGCGGTCGGTGGCCAGCGGACCGCGGATGGCCTCGCGGAACTCCGGCGCGGCCGCCACCTTCAGCGGCTTGGCGGCGATGTGGCGCTGCCCGTCGTGCCGCGCCTTCGGGGCCTTGCCGTAGTAGTCGGGCCAGGGCAGCGGCACGAACTTGAGGTTCGGGTCGGCCTCGAGGTACTCGATGAGCGGCGCGCCGCCGCGGACGAACGTCTCCTGCAGGTCGCGGGGCGTGCGGTCGCCGACGACCGCGTGGTAGTAGGTGAGGGCATCCTCGATGGTGTCGTCGCTGCCCGCCCTGAGCAGCACCGGGTTGCAGGGGAACCACACGCCGCCCCCGCCGGAGTACGCGGTGGTGCCGCCGAATTTCGAGGTCGCTTCGACCAGGAGCACGTCGAGGCCCTCGCGCGCGGCGGTGTAGGCGCCGGTGACGCCGCCGCCGCCCGACCCGGCGACCAGCACGTCGTGCTCCTCGGACCAGTCGACCATGAGCGGAGACTACTTAAGGACTTGTTAAGGGCCTCCAACAGGTCGCGAGGTCCTGCCGATACCATCGACTCCCATGACAAGCGTTACCGACCGCTCGGACCACTCCGCGGAGCCCGCTGCAGAGCACACCGTCGACATCCACACCACCGCCGGCAAACTGGCCGAGCTGCACAAGCGACGGGAGGAGTCGCTGCATCCGGTGGGCGAGGAGGCCGTCGAGAAGGTCCACGCCAAGGGCAAGCTGACCGCCCGCGAGCGCATTTACGCGCTGCTGGACGAGGATTCGTTCGTCGAGCTCGACGCGCTGGCGCGGCACCGCAGCAAGAACTTCGGGCTGGAGAGCAACCGTCCGCTGGGCGACGGAGTGGTCACCGGCTACGGCACCATCGACGGCCGCGACGTCTGCATCTTCAGTCAGGACGCCACGGTGTTCGGCGGCAGCCTCGGCGAGGTGTACGGCGAGAAGATCGTCAAGGTCCAGGAGCTGGCGATCAAAACCGGCCGACCGCTGATCGGCATCAACGACGGCGCGGGCGCCCGCATCCAGGAGGGCGTCGTCTCGCTGGGCCTCTACAGCCGCATCTTCCGCAACAACATCGTGGCCTCGGGCGTCATCCCGCAGATCTCGCTGATCATGGGGGCGGCCGCCGGCGGGCACGTCTACTCCCCCGCGCTGACCGACTTCGTCGTGATGGTCGACCAGACCAGCCAGATGTTCATCACCGGGCCCGACGTCATCAAGACCGTCACCGGCGAGGACGTCACCATGGAGGAGCTCGGCGGGGCGCACACCCACATGGCCAAGTCGGGCACCGCGCACTACGTGGCGTCGGGCGAGCAGGACGCGTTCGACTGGGTCCGCGAGCTGCTGGGCTACCTGCCGCCCAACAACTTCACCGACGCGCCGCGCTTCGCCGAACCCGTGCCCGAGGGCGCGATCGAGGACAATCTGACCGCCGAGGACATCGAGCTGGACACGCTGATCCCCGACTCGCCCAACCAGCCCTACGACATGCACGAGGTGATCACCCGCATCCTCGACGAGGACGAGTTTTTGGAGATCCAGAACGGCTACGCCCAGAACATCGTCGTCGGCTTCGGCCGCATCGACGGCCGGCCGGTGGGCATCGTGGCCAACCAGCCGACGCACTTCGCCGGCTGCCTGGACATCAACGCCTCGGAGAAGGCAGCCCGGTTCGTGCGAACCTGCGATTGCTTCAACATCCCGATCGTGATGCTGGTCGACGTCCCCGGGTTTTTGCCGGGCACCGGCCAGGAGTACAACGGCATCATCCGGCGCGGCGCCAAGCTGCTGTTCGCCTACGGCGAGGCCACCGTCCCGAAGATCACCGTCATCACCCGCAAGGCCTACGGGGGGGCCTACTGCGTCATGGGTTCCAAGGACATGGGCTGCGACGTCAACATCGCCTGGCCGACCGCGCAGATCGCCGTGATGGGCGCCTCCGGCGCCGTCGGGTTCGTCTACCGGCAGCAGCTCAAGGAGGCCGCCGCCAACGGCGAGGACGTCGACACGCTGCGGCTCCAGCTGCAGCAGGAATACGAGGACACGCTGGTCAACCCGTACGTCGCCGCCGAGCGCGGCTACGTCGACGCGGTGATCCCGCCGTCGCACACACGCGGCTACATCGGTACGGCGCTGCGCCTGCTGGAGCGCAAGGTGGCGCACCTGCCCCCCAAGAAGCACGGCAACATTCCCCTGTGAGTCGAGTGAGCGGAGCGAACGCAGTGAGCGACGGGAACGAGACGAACGCAGTGAGCGACGGGAACGAGGCGAACGCAGTGAGCGACGGGATCGAGGCGAACCAGCCCCACCAGCCGCACATCCAGATCCTGAGCGGCAAGCCCACCGACCGGGACATCGCCGCGCTGGTCGTCGTCCTGGCCGGCGCCGGCCGCACACCCGAGCCGCCGCCGGCCGAGCGCACCCGCTGGGGGCTCCCGGCGGATCGGCTGCGTTACGCGGTGTCCAACTTCCAGCGACTCACGATGCAGCAACGCCTGCACATGCAGCACATGCAGCAGTGACCCGGCTGGTGCTGGGGTCGGCCTCGGCGGGCCGGCTCAAGGTGCTGCGCCAAGCCGGTGTCGATCCGCTGGTCGAAGTCTCCGGGGTCGACGAGGACGCGGTCATCGCGGCGGCCGGTCCGGACGCTCCGCCCGGCGAGGTGGTGGCCGCCCTGGCGGTGGCCAAGGCCGAGCAGGTGGCCGCGCGGCTCGACGGCGCCGTCTCGTCCGACTGCGCCGTCATCGGCTGCGACTCGATGCTGTCCATCGACGGCCGGCTGTGCGGCAAGCCCGAATCCGCCGATGCGGCCACAGCCCAGTGGCGCCTCATGGGCGGGCGGGCCGGCCGGCTGCACACCGGGCATTGCCTGTTGCGCCTCAACGACGGCGCGATCAGCCACCGCGTCGTCGAATCTGCTTGTACCACAGTGTATTTCGCGTCGCCCACGGACGCGGAGTTGCGGGCCTACGTCGCCCGCGGCGAGCCGCTGCGGGTGGCGGGCGGGTTCACCCTCGACGGGCTGGGCGGTTGGTTCGTCGAGCGGATCGAGGGCGACCCGTCCAACGTCATCGGCGTGAGCCTGCCGCTGCTGCGCTCGCTGCTGGGCCGGGTCGGGCTGTCGGTGCCCGAGCTGTGGGCGGCCAACGCCGGCGCCGGTCGCGAGACGTAATCCGCCGCGCCCGCCAGGCCGGGAGGGATCACCGTGCCGGACGCTGCCGCCGAAGCCGCGCGGTAGGCTCGTTTGGTGCCGCTACCCGCCGATCCGGACCCCGCACTCTCGGCCTACGCCCACCCCGAACGACTGGTCACCACCGACTGGCTGTCCGCCCACCTCGGCGCCCCCGGCCTGGTGATCGTCGAGTCCGACGAGGACGTCCTGCTCTACGACGTCGGCCACATCCCCGGCGCGGTCAAGATCGACTGGCACACCGATCTCAACGACCCGCGCGTGCGCGACTACATCGACGGCGAGCGGTTCGCCGAGCTGATGAACCGCAAGGGCATCGCCCGCGACGACACCGTCGTGATCTACGGCGACAAGAGCAACTGGTGGGCGGCCTACGCGCTGTGGGTCTTCACGCTTTTCGGCCACCCCGACGTGCGGCTGCTCAACGGCGGGCGTGACCTGTGGCTGGCCGAGGGCCGCGAGACCACCCTGGACGTGCCGACGAAGACGTCGTCCGGTTACCCGGTGGTCGCGCGCAACGACGGGCCGATCCGCGCCTACAAGGACGACGTGCTGGCCATCCTGGGCAGCCAGCCGCTGATCGACGTACGCTCGCCCGACGAGTACACCGGCAAGCGCACCCACATGCCGGAGTACCCCGAGGAGGGCGTGCTGCGCGGCGGCCACATCCCCACCGCCCGGTCCATCCCGTGGGCCAGGGCGGTCGACGAGAGTGGGCGTTTCCGCAGCCGCCCTGAGCTCGAAGAGCTCTACGACTTCATCGGACCGGACGACAAGACCGTCGTGTACTGCCGCATCGGCGAGCGGTCCAGCCACACCTGGTTCGTGCTCACGCACCTGCTCGGCAAGCCCGGGGTCCGCAACTACGACGGATCCTGGACGGAGTGGGGCAACACCGTGCGGGTGCCGATCGTCGGCGGCGAAAGCCCGGGAACCGTACCGGCCTGATGCCTCTCCCCGCGCCCCTTGCCGAGGTGGTGTCCGACTTCGCCGAAGTCGAGGGCCAGGACAAGCTGACGTTGCTTCTGGAGTTCGCCAACGAGCTCCCGGCGCTGCCGCCCGACCTCGAAGAGGCGGCCATGGAGCCGGTGCCCGAGTGCCAGACGCCGCTGTTCATGCACGTCGACGCCAGCGACCCCAACCGGGTGCGGCTGCACTTCAGCGCGCCGGCCGAGGCGCCGACCACCCGCGGCTTCGCCTCGATCCTGGCCGCCGGCCTCGACGGGCAGCCCGCCGCCGACATCCTGGAAGTGCCCGAGGATTTCTACACCGACCTGGGTCTGGCCGCGCTGATCAGCCCGCTGCGGCTGCGCGGAATGTCGGCGATGCTGTCCCGAATCAAGCGCACATTGCGCGAGACCTCCTGAAAACGCGCCAAATCCGGCACCGCCTCGAAGTCCCGACGGCGCGGCGCTTAGACTTCCTCGCAGTCGTAAGAAACTCTCTTAGAGAAGCCGCAACCAAGTCTGCAGATACGCCAAAGGAGGCGCAGTGGCTAGTCACGCCAGCTCGAGGATCTCCAAAGTGCTCGTCGCCAACCGCGGCGAAATCGCTGTCCGGGTGATCCGCGCAGCCCGCGATGCGGGCCTGCCCAGCGTGGCGGTGTATGCCGAGCCGGACGCCGACGCGCCGCACGTGCGCCTCGCCGACGAGGCCTTCGCCCTGGGCGGCCAGACTTCCGCGGAGTCCTACCTCGACATCGGCAAGCTGCTCGACGCGGCGGCCAAGTCGGGCGCCAATGCGGTCCACCCCGGCTACGGCTTCCTTTCCGAGAACGCCGATTTCGCGCAAGCGGTGCTCGACGCCGGCCTGATCTGGATCGGCCCCAGCCCGCAGTCCATCCGCGACCTCGGCGACAAGGTCACCGCCCGCCACATCGCCGCGCGCGCCCAGGCCCCACTGGTGCCCGGCACCCCCGACCCGGTCAAGGACGCCGACGAGGTGGTGGCCTTCGCCAAGGAATACGGCGTGCCGATCGCCATCAAGGCCGCCTTCGGCGGCGGCGGGCGCGGGATGAAGGTGGCCCGCACCCTCGAGGAGATCCCGGAGCTGTTCGAGTCGGCCACCCGGGAGGCCGTCGCGGCGTTCGGCCGCGGCGAATGCTTCGTCGAGCGCTACCTGGACAAGCCCCGCCACGTCGAGGCGCAGGTGATCGCCGACCAGCACGGCAACGTCATCGTCGCCGGCACCCGGGACTGTTCGCTGCAGCGCCGCTTCCAGAAGCTGGTCGAGGAGGCGCCCGCGCCGTTCCTGTCCGACGCGCAGCGCAAGGAGATCCACGAGTCGGCCAAGCGCATCTGCAAAGAGGCCCACTATTACGGCGCCGGGACCGTCGAGTACCTGGTCGGCCAGGACGGGCTGATCTCGTTCCTCGAGGTCAACACCCGACTGCAGGTCGAGCACCCGGTCACCGAGGAGACGGCGGGCATCGACCTGGTGCTGCAGCAGTTCAAGATCGCCAACGGCGAGAAGCTCGACCTCACCGAGGATCCGACGCCCCGCGGCCACGCCATCGAGTTCCGGATCAACGGCGAGGACGCCGGCCGCGGCTTCCTGCCCGCCCCGGGTCCGGTCACCCGCTACGACATCCCCACCGGTCCCGGCGTGCGGCTGGATTCCGGGGTCGAGGCCGGCTCGGTGATCGGCGGCCAGTTCGACTCGATGCTGTCCAAGCTGATCGTCTACGGCGCCACCCGCGAGGAGGCGTTGGCCCGCTCCCGCCGCGCCCTGGACGAGTTCCACGTCGAGGGGCTCGCCACGGTCATC
Proteins encoded in this region:
- a CDS encoding GtrA family protein, with the protein product MSFADATIARMPRAVQPYLLRHHELIKFAIVGGTTFIIDSAIFYTLKLTILESKPVTAKVIAGIVAVIASYVLNREWSFRDRGGRERHHEALLFFAFSGVGVLLSMAPLWFSSYVMQLREPMVSLTVENIADFISAYIIGNLLQMAFRFWAFRRWVFPDEFARNPDKAIESALTAGGIAEIFEDEIETGNVTLLRSWRNKATRAGRVNQLGDSSEPRVSKTS
- a CDS encoding PH domain-containing protein, translated to MSYPDNALAAGEQVVLHRHPHWKGLIWPAVVLILATGLASFASGFVNSTHFEQLAKNVVHGVIWGIWLVAVGWLTLWPFVSWVTTHFVVTNRRVMYRHGVLTRTGIDIPLARINSVEFRDRLFERMFRTGTLIIESASQDPLEFYDIPRLRDVHALLYHEVFDTLGSEESPS
- a CDS encoding biotin--[acetyl-CoA-carboxylase] ligase, which translates into the protein MTDHERLPAPLDRAALRAELIGTGLGWRRLDVVEQTGSTNADLLAQAASGADVAGAVLIAEHQTAGRGRHGRGWSSGPRTQITMSVAVSVVDVPTEGWGWLSLAAGVAVVDAVHAVTGVRTGLKWPNDVLAGPHDAPGKLAGILAEVARPVVVIGLGLNVFEAPEAVDGATRPVSLVDLGVAVPDRGRLVSGLLTELGRRIVAWRAARGADWALAADYQARSLTIGSRVRAHLPGGRQIVGTASGIDDQGRLCIDTERRTVVVSAGDVVHLR
- a CDS encoding FAD-binding protein yields the protein MVDWSEEHDVLVAGSGGGGVTGAYTAAREGLDVLLVEATSKFGGTTAYSGGGGVWFPCNPVLLRAGSDDTIEDALTYYHAVVGDRTPRDLQETFVRGGAPLIEYLEADPNLKFVPLPWPDYYGKAPKARHDGQRHIAAKPLKVAAAPEFREAIRGPLATDRLGAEPPADYYVGGRALIARFLKAIGQYATASLRRETALVELVTSDGAVTGAIVATGGERRAIRARLGVLLAAGGFESNDELRRRYGVPGVARDTMGGPGSQGLALQAGIAAGGDTDLLDQAWWSPGMTHPDGRSAFALWFTGGIFVNQDGDRFVNESRAYDRAGREIIARVQDGSMTLPYWMIYDDKEGEVPPVQAANVPIVETAKYVAAGLWHTADTLEELAAKIGVPPGRLAATVARFNGFAAAGVDEDFGRGDEAFDRAFSGGASPLVAIDRPPYHAAAFGLSDLGTKGGLRTDTAARVLDASGDPIPGLYAAGNTMAAPSGTAYPGGGNPIGTSMLFSHLAALDMRDRRR
- a CDS encoding acyl-CoA carboxylase subunit beta; the encoded protein is MTSVTDRSDHSAEPAAEHTVDIHTTAGKLAELHKRREESLHPVGEEAVEKVHAKGKLTARERIYALLDEDSFVELDALARHRSKNFGLESNRPLGDGVVTGYGTIDGRDVCIFSQDATVFGGSLGEVYGEKIVKVQELAIKTGRPLIGINDGAGARIQEGVVSLGLYSRIFRNNIVASGVIPQISLIMGAAAGGHVYSPALTDFVVMVDQTSQMFITGPDVIKTVTGEDVTMEELGGAHTHMAKSGTAHYVASGEQDAFDWVRELLGYLPPNNFTDAPRFAEPVPEGAIEDNLTAEDIELDTLIPDSPNQPYDMHEVITRILDEDEFLEIQNGYAQNIVVGFGRIDGRPVGIVANQPTHFAGCLDINASEKAARFVRTCDCFNIPIVMLVDVPGFLPGTGQEYNGIIRRGAKLLFAYGEATVPKITVITRKAYGGAYCVMGSKDMGCDVNIAWPTAQIAVMGASGAVGFVYRQQLKEAAANGEDVDTLRLQLQQEYEDTLVNPYVAAERGYVDAVIPPSHTRGYIGTALRLLERKVAHLPPKKHGNIPL
- a CDS encoding acyl-CoA carboxylase subunit epsilon — protein: MSDGIEANQPHQPHIQILSGKPTDRDIAALVVVLAGAGRTPEPPPAERTRWGLPADRLRYAVSNFQRLTMQQRLHMQHMQQ
- a CDS encoding Maf family protein; the protein is MTRLVLGSASAGRLKVLRQAGVDPLVEVSGVDEDAVIAAAGPDAPPGEVVAALAVAKAEQVAARLDGAVSSDCAVIGCDSMLSIDGRLCGKPESADAATAQWRLMGGRAGRLHTGHCLLRLNDGAISHRVVESACTTVYFASPTDAELRAYVARGEPLRVAGGFTLDGLGGWFVERIEGDPSNVIGVSLPLLRSLLGRVGLSVPELWAANAGAGRET
- a CDS encoding sulfurtransferase, producing MPLPADPDPALSAYAHPERLVTTDWLSAHLGAPGLVIVESDEDVLLYDVGHIPGAVKIDWHTDLNDPRVRDYIDGERFAELMNRKGIARDDTVVIYGDKSNWWAAYALWVFTLFGHPDVRLLNGGRDLWLAEGRETTLDVPTKTSSGYPVVARNDGPIRAYKDDVLAILGSQPLIDVRSPDEYTGKRTHMPEYPEEGVLRGGHIPTARSIPWARAVDESGRFRSRPELEELYDFIGPDDKTVVYCRIGERSSHTWFVLTHLLGKPGVRNYDGSWTEWGNTVRVPIVGGESPGTVPA
- a CDS encoding cysteine desulfuration protein SufE produces the protein MPLPAPLAEVVSDFAEVEGQDKLTLLLEFANELPALPPDLEEAAMEPVPECQTPLFMHVDASDPNRVRLHFSAPAEAPTTRGFASILAAGLDGQPAADILEVPEDFYTDLGLAALISPLRLRGMSAMLSRIKRTLRETS
- a CDS encoding acetyl/propionyl/methylcrotonyl-CoA carboxylase subunit alpha, whose amino-acid sequence is MASHASSRISKVLVANRGEIAVRVIRAARDAGLPSVAVYAEPDADAPHVRLADEAFALGGQTSAESYLDIGKLLDAAAKSGANAVHPGYGFLSENADFAQAVLDAGLIWIGPSPQSIRDLGDKVTARHIAARAQAPLVPGTPDPVKDADEVVAFAKEYGVPIAIKAAFGGGGRGMKVARTLEEIPELFESATREAVAAFGRGECFVERYLDKPRHVEAQVIADQHGNVIVAGTRDCSLQRRFQKLVEEAPAPFLSDAQRKEIHESAKRICKEAHYYGAGTVEYLVGQDGLISFLEVNTRLQVEHPVTEETAGIDLVLQQFKIANGEKLDLTEDPTPRGHAIEFRINGEDAGRGFLPAPGPVTRYDIPTGPGVRLDSGVEAGSVIGGQFDSMLSKLIVYGATREEALARSRRALDEFHVEGLATVIPFHRAVVRDPAFIGDDDGFSVHTRWIETEWNNTVEPFTGGESIDEEDTRPRQKVVVEVDGRRVEVSLPGDLAMSGGAADPAGVIRKKPKPRKRGAHAGASASGDAVTAPMQGTVVKVAVEEGQQVATGDLVVVLEAMKMENPVTAHKDGTITGLAVEAGAAITQGTVLAEIK